In Marinobacterium sp. LSUCC0821, the DNA window AGTACTTCATGATGAATCTGCTGGCGGAATTTAAGTCCCGTCATGAGGGTGTAGAGATTCGATTAGAGATGGGTAACCGCGAACAACTGGTTAACCTTTTACAAAACAATGAAGTAGATATCGCGGTAATGGGCCGCCCACCAAAAGAGCTACGCACCCGTGCAGAGCCCTTCGCTGCTCACCCACATGTCTTTATTGCATCGACTAAAAACCCGCTACTCATCGAGAGCCGATCAAACAAACTGGCCCTAGAGGAGCTTCGACACCAGCAGCTGATTGTGCGTGAACAGGGCTCTGGAACTCGCGCAGCAATGGAGCGCTTCTTTGAAGAGGGACATATCGAGCCGACGCACCGCATGCAGTTACAGTCGAATGAGACAATTAAGCAGGCGGTTATGGCTAACCTTGGTATTGGCTTTGTTTCCCTCCACACCATCGCACTGGAGCTGGAGAACAATAAGCTAGGCGTATTGGAAGTGGATGGAGCCCCCATAGTACGTGCTTGGAACCTAGTCCACACCCGTTCGAAGATGCTCTCCCCAGCAGCAGAAGCGTTCCGCTACTTCATGCTAGAAGAGGCAGAGGCGTTTCTAGCACAGCAGTTTGGTGCGTTGTAATTTAGGAGCGTAATTACTCAGGCTCCTGCCCTCGCCCTTCGGGCCAGCCAAAGCTGTTAAAAATGGGGGCAGAGCCCGGTGTTAGAGTCTAAAGCAAGAGCAAAATCAAAAGCGAACACCCTGTCTCAGGGCAGTTTTTAAAGATCAAAAGCAATTCTACCCGACTGGCGTCGGTCAGCCATACTTTTCCCTTGTCGGAAAAGTATGCAAAAGGACACCCCGCTCCTTCGGCCTTCGACACACTGCGCGCGATACTCTTTTTCTGAAGCTTATCAGGACCGCACAAAGTCGGCTTCCTGCCTCCGTTGTG includes these proteins:
- a CDS encoding LysR family transcriptional regulator; this encodes MKNATFRQLRVFNEVAKHLSFIRAAEALYLTPPAVTMQIKELENNVGMALFDRTGKKVSLTTAGEYMLVYARRILATVKDAEDAAARLQHAEAGILTIGMVGTAKYFMMNLLAEFKSRHEGVEIRLEMGNREQLVNLLQNNEVDIAVMGRPPKELRTRAEPFAAHPHVFIASTKNPLLIESRSNKLALEELRHQQLIVREQGSGTRAAMERFFEEGHIEPTHRMQLQSNETIKQAVMANLGIGFVSLHTIALELENNKLGVLEVDGAPIVRAWNLVHTRSKMLSPAAEAFRYFMLEEAEAFLAQQFGAL